The following are encoded together in the Juglans microcarpa x Juglans regia isolate MS1-56 chromosome 2D, Jm3101_v1.0, whole genome shotgun sequence genome:
- the LOC121248934 gene encoding G-type lectin S-receptor-like serine/threonine-protein kinase At5g35370 — MGFSLISLSSTVVLIFIFSGALLPFFVFSGPLSTHSIRPPFIASYFLFIDQSGTFLVSPNGTFKASISGTKVQTSPSRYYFSITHVASDAIFWSANRNASMSDSDKLSLSVDGLRVADEAGKLLWSTPPLNSEIAAMQLLETGNLLLVDARNITLWESFENPTDSIVVGQRLRVGKSLESALSEQDQSVGDYRLLVTDGDLLLQWKRMTYFKLSMHEKAFKNSYGEVSFLAINDTGLYLLESDGSTAVIQVPLSGPSGFRIGKLGSEGRFVISSFIGDDWVTELAGPVDDCHIPFFCGKIGLCTRKPLSGTCSCPPGFRVQANGEYIPTDTSLSLPSDCKSNANRNGSQFNSSVSYLQLAYGMDYFANDFNGPMEHRVNLSACQDICSHNCSCLAIFHENASESCYLLEKNLGSIILNPRPKNDNRGYIKVLVHSSPENPTGNNNNNQKHNFPIAALVLLPPSVFFLLVTIVAVAILWLRKNRLSKTKNNAESGRCNSSSSAELEMIDFPGLPRRFDYEELADATENFKTQIGSGGFGAVYKGTLSDKSVVAVKKITSLGVQGKKDFCTEIAIIGNIHHVNLVRLKGFCVHGRQRFLVLEYMNRGSLDRPLFGNGPVLEWQERVEIALGTARGLAYLHSGCQDRIIHCDVKPENILLHDNLHVKISDFGLSKLLSPEQSGLFTTMRGTRGYLAPEWLTNSSISDKSDVYSYGMVLLEIVRGRKNSSFQTLSHSRENSSSGGNGLSSSSSGSGSRPIYFPLLALEMHEKRRYAELADQRLEGRVTSEEVEKLVRIALCCLHEEPALRPAMANVVSMLEGGLPLGEPRVESLNFLRFYGRRFTEISRLEGSNEKNQNEFGLINPTSNTSGLYNSLTYISSQQVSGPR; from the coding sequence ATGGGCTTCTCGTTGATCTCATTGTCCTCGACAGTCGTCTTGATCTTCATTTTTTCGGGCGCTCTCCtccccttttttgttttctcaggTCCCCTCTCCACCCACTCCATCCGTCCCCCCTTCATCGCCTCATACTTCCTCTTCATCGACCAGTCTGGCACTTTCTTGGTCTCTCCGAATGGCACTTTCAAAGCCTCTATTTCCGGTACCAAAGTACAGACCTCACCGTCACGGTATTATTTCTCCATCACCCACGTCGCCTCCGATGCCATCTTCTGGTCCGCCAACCGCAACGCGTCCATGTCGGACTCCGACAAGTTGTCTCTGTCTGTCGACGGCCTTAGAGTGGCAGACGAGGCTGGTAAACTACTATGGTCGACCCCGCCTTTGAATTCTGAGATTGCTGCTATGCAACTTTTGGAAACGGGGAACCTCTTACTGGTTGATGCGCGAAATATTACGCTATGGGAGAGTTTCGAGAATCCGACGGACAGTATTGTCGTCGGACAGCGCTTGCGTGTTGGAAAATCTTTGGAAAGCGCTCTGTCCGAGCAGGACCAATCGGTGGGTGATTATCGGCTTCTGGTGACCGACGGGGATTTGTTGCTGCAATGGAAAAGGATGACTTATTTCAAGCTTTCGATGCACGAAAAGGCTTTCAAGAACTCGTACGGGGAGGTTTCGTTCCTGGCTATAAATGATACCGGTCTGTATTTGTTAGAAAGTGATGGATCCACGGCTGTGATTCAGGTACCTTTGAGCGGTCCATCGGGTTTCAGGATTGGAAAGTTGGGATCTGAAGGCAGATTTGTCATCAGCAGCTTCATCGGCGACGATTGGGTGACAGAATTAGCCGGTCCGGTCGATGATTGCCATATTCCTTTCTTTTGCGGGAAAATTGGATTGTGCACGAGAAAGCCTCTGAGTGGAACTTGCTCTTGTCCGCCGGGATTCCGTGTTCAAGCGAATGGTGAATACATTCCAACCGATACTTCTCTTTCTCTGCCTTCAGATTGTAAGAGTAATGCAAACAGAAATGGCAGTCAATTCAACTCCTCAGTTTCGTATCTTCAACTGGCCTACGGTATGGACTACTTTGCTAATGATTTCAATGGCCCTATGGAACATCGTGTGAATCTGTCGGCTTGCCAAGATATATGCTCTCATAACTGTTCTTGTCTCGCTATTTTCCATGAAAATGCTTCTGAATCATGTTATCTTCTTGAAAAGAATTTAGGATCTATCATTTTGAACCCAAGGCCTAAGAATGATAACCGGGGCTATATTAAAGTTTTGGTACACTCTTCTCCTGAAAACCCAACTgggaacaacaacaacaaccagAAACATAACTTCCCCATAGCTGCTTTGGTACTGCTACCTCCGTCCGTATTCTTCTTGTTAGTCACCATTGTCGCTGTCGCCATCCTCTGGTTGAGGAAAAATAGgctttccaaaacaaaaaataatgcagAATCCGGCCGGTGTAATTCATCATCGTCTGCAGAGCTAGAGATGATCGATTTTCCGGGCTTGCCTAGAAGGTTTGATTATGAAGAGCTAGCAGATGCTACTGAGAACTTCAAAACCCAGATTGGTAGTGGTGGCTTTGGTGCTGTATACAAAGGTACCCTTTCAGACAAAAGCGTTGTGGCGGTGAAGAAGATTACCAGTCTGGGTGTCCAAGGGAAGAAGGATTTCTGTACTGAGATTGCAATAATTGGGAACATCCACCATGTCAATCTGGTTAGATTGAAAGGCTTTTGTGTACATGGGAGGCAGCGGTTTCTTGTCCTGGAGTACATGAACAGAGGTTCCTTGGACCGTCCACTCTTCGGCAATGGTCCTGTTCTAGAATGGCAAGAGAGGGTGGAAATAGCACTTGGAACAGCACGAGGGCTTGCTTACTTGCATAGCGGATGTCAGGACAGGATCATCCATTGTGATGTCAAGCCAGAGAACATTCTCCTGCACGACAATTTACACGTGAAAATCTCAGATTTTGGGCTTTCTAAGCTGCTCAGTCCTGAACAATCCGGTCTATTCACGACCATGAGAGGAACACGAGGTTATCTTGCACCTGAGTGGCTAACGAACTCCTCTATTTCCGACAAGAGTGATGTTTACAGTTATGGAATGGTATTGCTAGAGATTGTGAGGGGAAGAAAGAATAGCTCCTTCCAAACTTTGAGCCATAGCAGAGAGAATAGCAGCAGTGGCGGAAATGGCCTATCCTCGTCCTCTTCTGGGTCGGGATCCAGACCAATATATTTCCCTCTACTTGCTCTGGAAATGCATGAGAAGAGAAGGTATGCAGAGCTCGCAGACCAGAGGTTGGAGGGAAGAGTGACAAGCGAAGAGGTTGAGAAGCTGGTTCGGATTGCCCTGTGTTGTCTGCATGAGGAGCCAGCACTGAGACCGGCCATGGCTAACGTTGTTTCCATGTTGGAAGGTGGATTACCTTTAGGTGAGCCAAGGGTCGAGTCGCTGAACTTCTTGCGGTTCTATGGCCGGAGATTCACTGAGATATCAAGATTGGAAGGGTCGAACGAGAAGAATCAGAATGAATTTGGGCTTATAAATCCTACTTCTAATACCAGCGGCTTGTACAACTCGTTGACTTACATCTCTTCACAGCAAGTTTCAGGTCCTAGGTAG